From Deltaproteobacteria bacterium, one genomic window encodes:
- a CDS encoding SLC13 family permease: MSFDAYLTIAILAVTFAFLIKTRLPPAAIFLGALTLTITFRLAPLEQSLKGFSNAGMLTIGALFMVAAGMYSTGAITMITEKLIGRPRTLAGAQLKILPPVAVGSAFLNNTPLVAMMIPVIRDLAKTCRLSASRLYIPLSYASILGGTCTLIGTATNLVVAGMIVDAIAQNDPGLPIMRELGIFDPAWIGVPATVAGLAFIMVFSRWLLPAQAEKKDADTERRSFGAEFVVEAEGPLVGKTLEAVGFFNQRGFQLLGLKCLDGSEPAITADTRLRAGDELIFSAEIDYLPQIWGTSGLRPLITGHEMETERYTHGLVEVVVSHRSRAVGRKIRELPLPESPYRMKLVAVSRHGRPIEGRLRDVRIKAGDIAVLEVDDSFYYENRNEIEFALSKRLSGARIQRTDRAVAAGLITIGMVAVVAVGMMSMLNAALLASGLMVLTGCMSLETAGRSIEFSTLVVIASAIGLEAAVTHSGLAASIAEVLSGIGGGSPQVALAVIFLGCIAMDTIITNVASAVFMFPIALGMAADLGVSFTPFAMTVLVGASCSFISPMGYQTNLMVYRPGGYSFGDYVKIGVPLTVIVGIITIVLVPLVFKF, translated from the coding sequence ATGTCATTTGACGCCTACTTGACCATCGCCATTCTTGCCGTTACCTTTGCCTTTCTCATCAAGACAAGACTTCCTCCTGCGGCAATTTTCCTTGGGGCTCTCACATTGACTATTACTTTCAGGCTCGCTCCTCTGGAGCAGAGCCTCAAGGGATTCTCGAATGCCGGCATGCTCACCATCGGGGCGCTGTTCATGGTTGCCGCAGGAATGTATTCCACCGGCGCCATTACCATGATAACGGAGAAACTGATCGGCAGACCCAGAACTCTTGCTGGGGCCCAGTTGAAAATTCTACCGCCGGTCGCGGTGGGCAGCGCCTTCCTGAACAACACCCCTCTTGTGGCCATGATGATCCCGGTCATAAGAGATCTGGCCAAGACGTGTCGTCTGTCTGCCAGTCGTCTCTATATTCCCCTGAGCTATGCTTCCATACTCGGGGGAACCTGTACGCTCATTGGCACCGCCACCAACCTGGTTGTGGCTGGGATGATTGTTGACGCAATTGCTCAAAATGATCCGGGTTTGCCGATCATGAGAGAACTCGGAATTTTTGATCCGGCCTGGATCGGAGTTCCAGCCACCGTGGCGGGCCTTGCCTTCATCATGGTCTTCAGCAGATGGTTGCTGCCGGCGCAGGCAGAAAAAAAGGATGCGGACACGGAAAGGAGGTCTTTCGGGGCCGAGTTTGTCGTGGAAGCCGAGGGACCTCTGGTCGGCAAGACCCTTGAGGCGGTGGGATTTTTCAACCAGCGCGGCTTTCAATTGTTGGGACTGAAGTGCCTGGATGGTTCAGAGCCAGCCATTACGGCAGATACGAGATTGAGAGCAGGGGATGAGCTCATTTTTTCTGCGGAGATTGACTATTTGCCGCAGATCTGGGGCACCAGTGGCCTAAGGCCGCTGATAACCGGCCACGAAATGGAAACCGAGCGTTACACTCACGGTCTGGTGGAGGTGGTCGTTTCACACCGTTCCAGGGCGGTAGGCAGAAAGATCAGGGAATTGCCCCTGCCGGAAAGTCCATACAGGATGAAGCTGGTGGCAGTTTCCAGGCACGGACGACCCATAGAAGGGCGTCTTCGTGATGTACGCATCAAGGCCGGTGATATTGCGGTTCTGGAAGTAGACGATAGCTTTTATTATGAAAACCGAAATGAAATTGAATTTGCTCTGAGTAAGCGACTCTCCGGTGCCCGCATCCAGCGCACGGATCGAGCAGTTGCCGCAGGTCTGATTACCATCGGGATGGTGGCAGTTGTGGCCGTCGGCATGATGAGTATGCTCAATGCTGCCCTGCTCGCCAGTGGTCTCATGGTGCTTACGGGCTGTATGTCTCTCGAGACAGCGGGACGCAGCATTGAGTTCAGCACTCTGGTAGTTATTGCCAGCGCCATTGGCCTGGAGGCGGCAGTTACGCACAGCGGCCTGGCAGCAAGCATTGCCGAGGTGCTCTCCGGAATCGGCGGCGGCAGTCCCCAGGTGGCGCTTGCTGTCATCTTCCTGGGCTGCATTGCGATGGACACGATCATTACCAATGTTGCCTCTGCTGTGTTCATGTTCCCTATAGCCCTTGGCATGGCTGCAGACCTGGGAGTTAGCTTCACTCCCTTTGCCATGACAGTGCTGGTGGGCGCCTCGTGCAGTTTTATCTCGCCCATGGGCTACCAGACCAACCTGATGGTCTACAGACCTGGGGGGTATAGCTTTGGTGACTATGTGAAAATAGGGGTGCCTTTGACCGTTATTGTGGGCATTATCACCATTGTGCTGGTGCCGCTGGTTTTCAAGTTCTAG
- a CDS encoding mechanosensitive ion channel family protein encodes MAASPSYRQCSRGYPNVREAIPTAMPSGRTRAFSRFALRVVLEMVCVFGYMLTTFLIVVLAYDQTAPAYLVAFSFVVGSYYVRLIMFAAELIFAPTGAGVRLCPLEDSDARFLYRWIVGISIISAIIAVAGSILREVGVSEELYLFTYSISGVAVIILLICMILQSRQRVARAICHEVVDECTPATFRGKFARSWHLFAILYVLAAGAFWQMRVLLEGEGRVLNLIVSLFLIPLFIGIDQWGKKLLSIASGEQAEIINLSGEETSPEAAGSDTEEQEGEEAEKPQQPEEKIHYYLPLIQRAFRITLLVCIFFVLLKLWGIDLNVGRILSTHALSIVVTLLLAFIVWEYAKIRIDQKIQEEMPEHDEDMDEGGVGGTRKGTLLVLLKKFILAVLLVVVIMIVLSSIGVNIGPLIASAGVVGLAIGFGAQTLVRDIISGIFFLIDDAFRVGDYIEAGQVRGTVEHISLRSLRLRHHRGMIHTIPFGAMSSVTNYSRDYIIMKLSFRVRYDTDVDKVRKIIKKINKEISKDPELGPSLLDKIKSQGVREMDDSAMVMRVKFKSVPGEQFVLRREVYRRLQEAFRKEGIEFAHKNVTVYFPPESTQAASQQKTDSTNNAAAVTDEDKAKAAAAAAALAATEKKEPAGK; translated from the coding sequence ATGGCTGCTTCACCGAGTTACCGGCAATGTTCGAGAGGCTATCCCAATGTTCGAGAGGCTATCCCCACAGCCATGCCTTCCGGCCGAACTCGTGCTTTCAGTCGTTTTGCGCTGCGAGTAGTCCTGGAAATGGTGTGTGTATTCGGCTACATGCTGACCACATTTCTGATTGTGGTTCTCGCCTATGATCAAACGGCACCAGCATACCTCGTAGCATTCAGCTTTGTGGTGGGCAGCTATTATGTGCGGCTCATCATGTTTGCTGCTGAATTAATCTTTGCCCCTACTGGAGCCGGCGTGCGCTTGTGTCCGCTGGAGGACAGCGATGCCAGATTTCTCTACCGCTGGATAGTGGGCATCAGCATAATTTCAGCTATTATCGCAGTGGCGGGCAGCATCCTCAGAGAGGTGGGAGTGAGTGAGGAGCTCTATCTATTCACTTACAGCATTTCTGGTGTGGCCGTAATAATATTGCTTATCTGCATGATCCTCCAGAGCCGCCAGCGAGTAGCCCGCGCCATTTGCCACGAGGTTGTGGACGAATGCACTCCCGCCACCTTCCGCGGCAAGTTTGCCAGATCATGGCACCTCTTTGCCATCCTTTACGTGCTGGCAGCAGGGGCCTTCTGGCAGATGAGAGTGCTTCTCGAGGGTGAGGGGCGAGTGCTGAATCTGATCGTCAGTCTTTTCCTGATACCTCTTTTTATCGGTATCGATCAGTGGGGCAAGAAGCTGCTGAGCATTGCCTCCGGAGAACAGGCGGAGATTATTAACCTCAGCGGTGAAGAAACTTCCCCAGAGGCGGCTGGCAGCGATACCGAGGAGCAGGAGGGAGAGGAAGCTGAGAAACCCCAGCAGCCGGAGGAAAAGATCCATTACTACCTTCCCTTGATTCAACGGGCCTTTCGCATCACTCTTCTTGTATGTATTTTCTTTGTACTCCTCAAGCTGTGGGGCATAGACCTCAATGTGGGCAGAATCCTGAGCACCCACGCCCTGAGTATTGTGGTTACCTTGCTTCTCGCCTTCATAGTCTGGGAGTATGCCAAGATCCGCATCGACCAGAAGATCCAGGAGGAAATGCCGGAGCATGATGAGGACATGGATGAGGGGGGTGTGGGTGGAACCCGCAAGGGAACCTTGCTGGTACTGCTCAAGAAATTCATCCTGGCAGTGCTCCTTGTGGTGGTCATCATGATTGTGCTGTCGTCCATTGGCGTCAACATTGGCCCTCTGATTGCCAGTGCAGGCGTGGTCGGCCTGGCCATTGGCTTTGGGGCCCAGACCCTGGTGCGGGACATCATTTCCGGAATTTTCTTTCTCATAGATGATGCCTTCCGGGTGGGCGACTATATTGAGGCGGGCCAGGTGCGCGGTACAGTGGAGCACATTTCATTGCGCTCTCTCAGGCTGCGGCACCATCGGGGCATGATTCACACCATCCCCTTTGGGGCAATGAGTTCGGTGACCAATTATAGCCGAGACTACATTATCATGAAGCTCAGCTTCCGGGTCCGCTATGACACGGATGTGGACAAGGTAAGAAAGATCATCAAAAAGATAAACAAAGAGATATCCAAAGATCCGGAGCTGGGACCGAGCCTGCTGGATAAGATCAAATCCCAGGGAGTGCGGGAGATGGATGACTCCGCTATGGTCATGCGAGTGAAGTTCAAGTCAGTGCCAGGAGAGCAGTTTGTGCTCAGGCGTGAGGTATACAGACGGCTGCAAGAAGCCTTTCGCAAGGAGGGCATAGAGTTTGCCCACAAGAATGTTACCGTTTACTTTCCTCCGGAGTCTACCCAGGCAGCTTCCCAGCAGAAAACAGACAGCACCAATAACGCTGCCGCTGTTACTGATGAAGATAAAGCCAAGGCCGCTGCAGCGGCAGCAGCGCTTGCTGCAACCGAAAAGAAAGAGCCCGCAGGAAAGTAG